Proteins from one Enoplosus armatus isolate fEnoArm2 chromosome 4, fEnoArm2.hap1, whole genome shotgun sequence genomic window:
- the LOC139283682 gene encoding nuclear factor 7, brain-like: protein MADKIALVESFLSCHVCSETLRDPVSLSCNHSFCSSCLQTFWEQAENTNCPICKRKSSKENFGVNFALKELADSFAGRKKSGSSETEKGEEKVEVVCSKHQEEPKLFCKDEDRAVCPVCEFPHHVRHKVVPIEQAVGDLKDQLKSDLKSLQDKRDKYEAVEETYNEVIQHSKKQLLSTETKIRAEFNKLHQFLKEEEEYRLAALREEEEQKGKTISREMKMIQEQISSLSDSISAVEEELQKHNVPFLSSYKATQTRARVQSSLSDPQLVSGALIDVAKHLGNLSFRVWEKMKDTVHFSPVILDPNTADPRLSLSDDLISVRREDTKQQLPNNPERYTYYADVLGSEGFSSGTHSWEVEVGDHPDWNVGLAEESADRKGKIFASPKYGNWCLSHGSGKYTDGLGKTVTVKKSLQRIRVQLDYDRGEVSFYDPEDMTHIYTHRDTFTEKLFPFFYVGKAADAKTADIKIRQTDISL, encoded by the coding sequence ATGGCAGATAAAATCGCTCTCGTTGAAAGTTTCCTGAGCTGCCATGTGTGTTCAGAGACTTTAAGAGATCCTGTGTCTCTGAGCTGCAACCACAGCTTCTGTTCAAGCTGCCTGCAAACATTCTgggaacaagctgaaaacacaaactgtcccatttgtaaaagaaaatcctCAAAGGAAAATTTTGGGGTGAACTTTGCACTGAAGGAACTGGCTGACTCCTTTGCTGGGAGAAAGAAATCTGGATCatctgagacagaaaaaggagaggagaaggtggaggtggtgtgTAGTAAACATCAAGAAGAGCCTAAATTGTTCTGTAAAGATGAAGATCGAgctgtgtgtcctgtctgtgAGTTTCCTCACCACGTCCGTCACAAGGTGGTTCCTATAGAACAAGCAGTCGGTGACCTGAAGGACCAGCTGAAATCTGACTTAAAGTCTCTGCAGGACAAGAGGGACAAATATGAAGCAGTGGAGGAAACATACAATGAAGTGATTCAACACTCCAAGAAGCAGCTGTTGTCCACAGAGACGAAGATCAGAGCAGAGTTCAACAAGCTCCACCAGTtcctgaaagaggaagaggagtacAGACTGGCAGctctgagggaggaagaggagcagaagggGAAGACTAtcagcagagagatgaagatgatTCAGGAGCAgatctcctctctgtcagacaGTATCTCTGCTGTTGAAgaagagctgcagaaacacaacgTGCCATTCCTCAGCAGTTATAAAGCCACTCAGACCAGAGCCAGAGTCCAGAGCTCACTGTCAGATCCACAGCTGGTCTCAGGAGCACTGATAGATGTGGCCAAACACCTGGGCAACCTGTCCTTCAGAGTCTGGGAGAAGATGAAGGACACGGTCCACTTCAGTCCTGTCATTCTGGACCCAAACACTGCAGacccccgtctctctctgtctgatgatCTCATCAGTGTGAGACGTGaagacacaaagcagcagcttcCTAACAATCCAGAGAGATACACTTACTATGCAGATGTTCTGGGCTCTGAGGGCTTCAGCTCAGGGACACACAgctgggaggtggaggtgggagaCCATCCTGACTGGAATGTAGGTTTGGCTGAAGAGTCAGCTGACAGGAAGGGGAAGATATTTGCTTCACCAAAATATGGAAACTGGTGTTTATCACATGGCAGTGGAAAGTACACTGATGGTCTTGGTAAGACTGTCACAGTGAAGAAGAGTCTCCAGAGGATCAGAGTCCAGCTGGACTATGACAGGGGGGAGGTGTCCTTCTACGACCCTGAAGACATGACTCACATCTACACTCACAGAGACACTTTCACTGAGAAACTCTTCCCGTTTTTTTATGTCGGAAAAGCTGCTGATGCTAAAACTGCTGATATCAAAATCCGCCAGACTGATATTTCTCTGTGA
- the LOC139284775 gene encoding nuclear factor 7, brain-like: protein MADKIALVESYLSCNVCSETFRDPVSLSCNHSFCSSCLQTFWEQAENKNCPICKRKSSKQDLGVNFALKELADSFAGRKKSGSSETEKGEEKVEVVCSKHQEETKLFCKDEDRAVCPVCEFSLHVGHKVVPIEQAVGDLKDQLKSDLKSLQDKRDKYEDVEETYNEVIQHSKKQLLSTERKIRAEFNKLHQFLKEEEESRLAALREEEEQKGKTISREMKMIQEQISSLSDSISAVEEELQKHNVPFLSSYKATQTRARVQSSLSDPQLVSGALIDVAKHLGNLSFRVWEKMKDKVHFSPVILDPNTAGCWLSLSDDLISVRREDTKQQLPDNPERNTYYTFVLGSEGFSSGTHSWEVEVGDHPDWNVGLAKESADRKGKIILSPEYGNWCLRHADGKYTAGLGKVTGKKSLQRIRVQLDYDRGEVSFYDPEDMTHIYTHRDTFTEKLLPFFYVGKAADAKTADIKICQTDISL, encoded by the coding sequence ATGGCTGATAAAATCGCTCTCGTTGAAAGTTACCTGAGCTGCAATGTGTGTTCAGAGACTTTCAGAGATCCTGTGTCTCTGAGCTGTAACCACAGCTTCTGTTCAAGCTGCCTGCAAACATTCTgggaacaagctgaaaacaaaaactgtcccatctgtaaaagaaaatcctCAAAACAAGATCTTGGGGTGAACTTTGCACTGAAGGAACTGGCTGACTCCTTTGCTGGGAGAAAGAAATCTGGATCatctgagacagaaaaaggagaggagaaggtggaggtggtgtgTAGTAAACATCAAGAAGAGACTAAATTGTTCTGTAAAGATGAAGATCGAgctgtgtgtcctgtctgtgAGTTTTCTCTCCACGTCGGTCACAAGGTGGTTCCTATAGAACAAGCAGTCGGTGACCTGAAGGACCAGCTGAAATCTGACTTAAAGTCTCTGCAGGACAAGAGGGACAAATATGAAGACGTGGAGGAAACATACAATGAAGTGATTCAACACTCCAAGAAGCAGCTGTTGTCCACAGAGAGGAAGATCAGAGCAGAGTTCAACAAGCTCCACCAGTtcctgaaagaggaagaggagtccaGACTGGCAGctctgagggaggaagaggagcagaagggGAAGACTAtcagcagagagatgaagatgatTCAGGAGCAgatctcctctctgtcagacaGTATCTCTGCTGTTGAAgaagagctgcagaaacacaacgTGCCATTCCTCAGCAGTTATAAAGCCACTCAGACCAGAGCCAGAGTCCAGAGCTCACTGTCAGATCCACAGCTGGTCTCAGGAGCGCTGATAGATGTGGCCAAACACCTGGGCAACCTGTCCTTCAGAGTCTGGGAGAAGATGAAGGACAAGGTCCACTTCAGTCCTGTCATTCTGGACCCAAACACTGCAGGCTGctggctctctctgtctgatgatCTCATCAGTGTGAGACGTGaagacacaaagcagcagcttcCTGACAATCCAGAGAGAAACACTTACTATACCTTTGTTCTGGGCTCTGAGGGCTTCAGCTCAGGGACACACAgctgggaggtggaggtgggagaCCATCCTGACTGGAATGTAGGTTTGGCTAAAGAGTCAGCTGACAGGAAGGGGAAGATAATTCTTTCACCAGAATATGGAAACTGGTGTTTAAGGCATGCAGATGGAAAGTACACTGCTGGTCTTGGTAAGGTCACAGGGAAGAAGAGTCTCCAGAGGATCAGAGTCCAGCTGGACTATGACAGGGGGGAGGTGTCCTTCTACGACCCTGAAGACATGACTCACATCTACACTCACAGAGACACTTTCACTGAGAAACTCCTCCCGTTTTTTTATGTCGGAAAAGCTGCTGATGCTAAAACTGCTGATATCAAAATCTGTCAGACTGATATTTCTCTGTGA
- the LOC139283939 gene encoding retinol dehydrogenase 14: MYVLYTIIASLVSFFILKWMKKRRYCTDLKRLDGKTVLITGGNSGIGKESAVALALRGARVIIACRDVDKAEKAVREIKFKGHSLNVLHMELDLANLRSVREFCKSFLQREKRLDILINNAGMPSVLDWTDDSFSMCFGVNHLGHFLLTNLLLPRLKECAPSRVITLTCSTYKYQKLDFQDLNYNLLPFFTYCRSKLANMYFSQELARITEGKGVTSYAVHPGFVQSGWTCHYSVLFRMLMQVIMWMFFVPCEIGAQTVIYCAVSDEAAKHSGGYFVDCRPATLRPFARDAGVAKKLWEASERLVKLA; encoded by the exons ATGTATGTGCTCTACACAATCATTGCGtctttagtttcttttttcattttgaaatggatGAAAAAGAGGAGGTATTGCACCGACCTGAAAAGACTTGATGGCAAAACAGTTCTTATTACAG gtGGGAATTCTGGCATTGGCAAGGAGTCAGCTGTTGCCTTGGCACTGAGAGGCGCCCGCGTCATCATTGCATGCAGAGACGTGGACAAGGCTGAGAAGGCTGTGAGGGAGATCAAGTTCAAGGGTCACAGCCTCAACGTCCTTCACATGGAGCTGGATCTGGCCAACCTGCGCTCTGTAAGGGAATTCTGTAAGAGCTTcctccagagagagaagaggcttGACATCCTGATCAATAACGCAG GCATGCCCAGTGTCCTCGACTGGACGGACGACAGTTTCAGCATGTGTTTTGGCGTCAACCACTTGGGCCACTTCCTCTTGACCAACCTGCTTCTGCCTCGCCTGAAGGAATGTGCCCCCAGCCGGGTGATCACCCTCACATGCTCCACATACAAATACCAGAAACTGGACTTCCAGGACCTCAACTACAACCTGCTGCCCTTCTTCACCTACTGCCGCAGCAAGCTGGCCAACATGTACTTCAGTCAGGAGCTGGCCCGCATCACAGAGGGGAAAGGAGTGACCTCCTATGCTGTGCACCCTG GTTTTGTCCAAAGTGGCTGGACGTGCCACTACTCCGTCCTGTTCCGGATGCTGATGCAGGTGATcatgtggatgttttttgtgCCGTGTGAGATTGGAGCTCAGACTGTCATCTACTGTGCTGTGTCAGATGAAGCTGCCAAACACAGCGGGGGTTACTTCGTCGACTGCCGACCAGCGACTCTGCGTCCTTTCGCAAGAGACGCTGGTGTGGCAAAAAAACTGTGGGAGGCCAGCGAGAGACTGGTGAAACTGGCCTGA
- the susd2 gene encoding sushi domain-containing protein 2 codes for MDDLIIHPCVILFSNINMRAYSRKSIFLCGIFLICSSKTADYSQSCFQVTPHSSSMLGGRALRVLSLVLHPGGQLLCRFKGEIEREGFIDAGGHAHCISPLLYETGWIPLAVSTDGRHFDTSGEYLSVHPSKADPAFEVTLMNSTQWQYYGAQNMAGRLKMMWNSSLVGAEKVNIELWGYREFSRGPEASLQAELSYLYSLGRNLPNTGAFSFIPEPSKVHSDWELGNIRITASSKSDGARDVQGLWSRGHVLAWHLEQAFRDDSAAWAKSKCLQWDALEKKLPNFLEELIDCPCTLAQARADTGRFHTDYSCDIERGSVCTYHPGSVHCVRAIQASPTHGSGQQCCYDSTGALVLTGDSIGGSTPDRAHDWGSPPYREPPRVPGYSHWLYDVMSFCYCCLWSDHCRIYFSHRPSTGCRNYQPPRAGVVLGDPHFITFDGLSYTFNGKGEFYLVSSPDRELSVQARTGQVKLKNGTLSNATWLSSVAMKDKASDVIEVRLAEGHLQVLRNQRVLPFTEQRWMDLHGVFVFAPSPQNVTVIFLSGVGVEVRVHEGTMAATVLLPAEFTNHTQGLLGPMNSDPSDDLLTQLGEVISSADATPEDIFTFGAGWNIPKKSSLFTYDSKNLLDTYYFPPSYDPAFVPAFSLPERPDDPLVADMLTVCFGEGAKFCKYDTLTTQSLTMGKATLRAYQNHRALMAALEPVVSCGWLPTPRNGKKNGTHYFEGNTLSFTCGEGHILYGSTERTCLDDGTWTGEQPYCITDDNLGFVLGAVGSLSALVTMGVMVKLHNRKQDRQYKHCMGMADSATNKENCYIDRERKQKPDQMVTQELTC; via the exons ATGGATGATCTTATAATACACCCATG TGTTATTTTGTTCTCTAACATAAACATGAGAGCATATTCGAGAAAGAGCATTTTTCTCTGTGGAATTTTTCTTATTTGCTCATCTAAAACAGCTG ACTACAGTCAGTCCTGTTTCCAGGTGACGCCTCACTCCAGCTCCATGCTGGGTGGAAGAGCTCTCAGGGTCCTCAGTTTGGTCCTTCATCCCGGTGGCCAACTTCTCTGCAG GTTCAAAGGTGAAATTGAACGAGAAGGGTTTATTGATGCTGGAGGCCACGCCCACTGTATCTCTCCTTTGTTGTATGAGACGGGTTGGATACCATTGGCTGTGTCAACagatggaagacattttgacacatctGGAGAGTACTTGTCAG TACACCCCAGTAAAGCAGACCCTGCCTTTGAGGTCACCCTGATGAATTCAACACAGTGGCAGTACTACGGCGCGCAAAACATGGCGGGACGGCTTAAGATGATGTGGAACAGCTCTTTGGTTGGAGCAGAGAAGGTCAACATAGAGCTGTGGGGTTACAGAGAGTTCAGCAGGGGCCCAGAGGCCTCTCTGCAGGCCGAGCTGAGCTATCTGTACTCTCTCGGCAGGAATCTGCCCAACACTGGTGCCTTCAGCTTCATCCCCGAGCCCTCAAAGGTCCACTCTGACTGGGAGTTGGGGAATATCCGTATCACTGCTAGTTCTAAGTCAGATGGAGCGAG GGATGTACAGGGGCTCTGGAGCAGAGGTCATGTCTTAGCCTGGCACCTGGAGCAGGCTTTCAGAGATGACTCTGCCGCCTGGGCCAAGAGCAAGTGTCTGCAGTGGGATGCCCTGGAAAAGAAGCTACCCAACTTCCTGGAGGAGCTCATTGACTGTCCTTGCACTCTGGCACAGGCCCGAGCTGACACAGGCAGGTTTCAT ACTGACTATAGTTGTGACATTGAGAGGGGCAGTGTGTGCACTTATCACCCAGGCAGTGTCCACTGCGTCAGAGCAATTCAGGCCAG TCCTACGCATGGATCCGGGCAGCAGTGCTGCTATGACAGCACAGGCGCTCTGGTGCTTACGGGAGACTCGATCGGTGGCAGCACCCCTGACAGGGCTCACGACTGGGGCTCACCTCCATACAGGGAGCCACCACGGGTGCCGGGGTACTCCCACTGGCTTTACGATGTCATGAGTTTCTGCTACTGCTGCCTGTGGTCTGACCACTGCCGCATCTATTTCAGCCATCGGCCCTCTACCGGGTGTCGCAACTACCAGCCCCCAAGAGCTG GTGTCGTCCTCGGGGATCCGCATTTCATAACATTCGACGGCCTCAGCTACACTTTCAATGGCAAAGGAGAGTTCTACCTTGTGTCTTCGCCAGACAGAGAGCTGAGTGTTCAGGCCAGAACAGGACAGGTGAAACTTAAGAACG GTACTTTGTCCAACGCTACATGGCTGTCATCAGTGGCTATGAAGGACAAGGCCTCTGATGTCATCGAGGTGCGTCTAGCAGAGGGCCACCTTCAGGTGCTAAGGAACCAAAGGGTCCTTCCCTTCACCGAGCAAAGATGGATGGACCTACACG GAGTATTTGTGTTCGCCCCCAGTCCTCAGAATGTGACAGTGATCTTCCTCTCTGGAGTGGGTGTGGAGGTTCGTGTGCATGAAGGAACCATGGCAGCGACCGTCTTGCTTCCAGCAGAGTTCACCAACCACACTCAGGGTCTCCTCGGCCCAATGAACTCCGACCCATCAGATGACCTGTTGACCCAACTAGGAGAGGTCATCTCCTCAGCCGACGCCACGCCGGAGGACATCTTCACCTTTGGAGCTGGCT GGAATATTCCAAAGAAGTCCTCCCTTTTCACATATGACTCAAAGAACCTTTTGGATACCTACTATTTCCCACCGAGCTACGATCCTGCTTTTGTTCCTGCCTTTTCTCTACCTGAGAGACCTGATGACCCTCTGGTGGCAGACATGTTGACGGTGTGCTTTGGAGAAGGAGCAAAGTTCTGTAAATATGATACCCTGACCACTCAGAGCCTCACAATGGGAAAGGCCACGCTCAGGGCATACCAAAATCACCGGGCCCTAATGGCAGCCCTGGAGCCAG TGGTGTCTTGTGGGTGGCTTCCCACACCCAGGAATGGGAAGAAGAATGGGACACATTACTTTGAGGGGAACACTCTGAGCTTCACCTGCGGTGAAGGCCACATACTGTACGGTTCAACGGAGCGCACTTGTCTGGATGATGGGACGTGGACAGGGGAGCAACCCTACTGTATAACAG ATGATAACTTGGGGTTTGTACTTGGCGCTGTTGGTTCCCTCTCAGCACTGGTCACGATGGGAGTAATGGTCAAACTGCACAACCGTAAACAAGACAG GCAATATAAACACTGCATGGGAATGGcagactccgccactaacaagGAAAACTGCTATATAGACag agagagaaaacagaaaccGGACCAGATGGTGACCCAAGAACTAACTTGCTAA